Proteins found in one Hyalangium minutum genomic segment:
- a CDS encoding LodA/GoxA family CTQ-dependent oxidase — translation MARFFRIHPAVGVARVGNSPDEFYIGPEHPNQPPNFDIAQKKFQPFKDSQGRVKRQAARFRVFEYTMQSGVLSPLREITQGSFDITGIKWNVHLANRKAAFFKFNGQEGADNGAWKAKRNAHVQAAADRERLLVIDPGLKSISGKSQPRVSLTNPNRNIPITTLGELRTDEQGRLLVLGGLGQSSKTDQGKLIDDYVNNDHWFDDMSDGPVSAEITYTEGGKTQTAKLEGNNGAWLLVGPPDFGPAVGNVVRLFDTMWDLAVRSKDVPISTTDGLLDKGLFARLEKQRADWNTTTHSFQNYKPSFRQEVFPILDRALGHRNVHNPEASKSFHASLAGVEQDLGTVASVKGQRLRKTIFGYLRDPFSATQEPLLMPKGFGDFYTDEAPNEGMKKGYFMTLTRVQYAVLKRWAEGQFEEDWDATKAHAIDTEIFAGGLDRAALENSVGGPFFPGIDCSWLVRLPELYAAPFRIKHSGTVFPTTANLAIGPGFFSQQMALPWQADFYQCKKQFFDPKSFKKNAFQGDGMYHMWWAAHRPDDVYAKKGDIQMVSWTRALDAVAEVEAKKPEIKNSAPEGTSAVEMAMYIQMQANWWKLGFVINEGEAFFETQEKSAPTAVASAATPAAKAS, via the coding sequence ATGGCCCGATTCTTTCGCATCCATCCTGCCGTTGGCGTCGCCCGCGTTGGCAACTCCCCAGACGAGTTCTACATCGGCCCCGAGCATCCCAACCAGCCTCCCAACTTCGACATCGCCCAGAAGAAGTTCCAGCCCTTCAAGGACAGCCAGGGCCGCGTCAAGCGGCAGGCGGCTCGCTTCCGTGTCTTTGAATACACGATGCAGAGCGGTGTGCTGAGCCCCCTGCGGGAAATCACCCAGGGCAGCTTTGACATCACCGGCATCAAATGGAATGTCCACCTGGCCAACCGCAAGGCCGCCTTTTTCAAGTTCAATGGGCAGGAGGGGGCGGACAACGGCGCCTGGAAAGCGAAGCGCAATGCGCATGTCCAGGCCGCGGCCGATCGCGAGCGGTTGCTCGTCATCGACCCCGGGCTCAAGTCCATCTCGGGCAAGAGCCAGCCGCGCGTGTCCCTCACCAATCCCAATCGCAACATCCCCATCACCACGCTGGGCGAACTGCGCACGGATGAGCAGGGCCGCCTGCTCGTGCTGGGCGGGCTTGGCCAGTCCAGCAAGACAGACCAGGGCAAGCTCATCGACGACTACGTGAACAATGATCACTGGTTCGACGACATGTCGGACGGGCCCGTGAGCGCGGAGATCACCTACACGGAGGGAGGCAAGACCCAGACGGCGAAGCTGGAGGGCAACAACGGCGCGTGGCTGCTGGTGGGACCGCCGGATTTCGGACCCGCGGTGGGCAACGTGGTGCGCCTGTTCGACACCATGTGGGACCTGGCGGTGCGCTCCAAGGATGTGCCGATCTCCACCACTGACGGCTTGCTCGACAAGGGCCTGTTTGCCCGGCTCGAGAAGCAGCGCGCAGATTGGAACACGACGACCCATTCCTTCCAGAACTACAAGCCCTCCTTCAGGCAGGAAGTGTTCCCCATCCTCGATCGGGCCCTCGGGCACCGCAATGTCCACAACCCCGAGGCCTCCAAGTCCTTCCATGCCTCCCTGGCGGGCGTGGAGCAGGATCTCGGCACGGTGGCCTCGGTCAAGGGCCAGCGCCTGCGCAAGACGATCTTCGGCTACCTGAGGGATCCCTTCAGCGCCACCCAGGAGCCCCTGCTGATGCCCAAGGGATTCGGGGATTTCTACACGGACGAAGCGCCTAACGAGGGGATGAAGAAGGGCTACTTCATGACGCTCACGCGGGTGCAGTACGCGGTGCTCAAGCGCTGGGCCGAGGGACAGTTCGAGGAGGACTGGGACGCGACGAAGGCCCACGCCATCGACACGGAGATCTTCGCCGGGGGGCTCGATCGGGCCGCGCTGGAGAACAGCGTGGGCGGCCCCTTCTTCCCTGGCATCGACTGCAGCTGGCTGGTGCGCCTGCCGGAGCTGTACGCGGCTCCCTTCCGCATCAAGCACTCGGGCACGGTGTTCCCCACCACGGCGAATCTCGCCATTGGCCCGGGGTTCTTCTCGCAGCAGATGGCGCTGCCCTGGCAGGCGGACTTCTACCAGTGCAAGAAGCAGTTCTTCGACCCCAAGTCTTTCAAGAAGAACGCCTTCCAGGGCGACGGCATGTACCACATGTGGTGGGCCGCCCACCGTCCGGATGATGTCTACGCGAAGAAGGGAGACATCCAGATGGTCTCCTGGACTCGGGCCCTGGATGCGGTCGCCGAGGTCGAGGCGAAGAAGCCGGAGATCAAGAACAGCGCGCCTGAGGGCACCAGCGCCGTCGAGATGGCCATGTACATCCAGATGCAGGCGAACTGGTGGAAGCTCGGCTTCGTCATCAACGAGGGCGAGGCCTTCTTCGAGACCCAGGAGAAGAGCGCCCCGACAGCCGTCGCCTCCGCAGCGACGCCAGCGGCCAAGGCCTCCTAG
- a CDS encoding fascin domain-containing protein translates to MPGFAQAASASEPQESALNNGSPEEASKYYKALSKKLGVLTPATIEAQATFKDLLSYLGFKEFTPEDIEFATPESLMEGRATVAQVLPVGSKVSLKADTGLFFARCRGCQQGTTLEVVDTVTVHASANSEPSTLFEVVDAGDGTIALKADTGFYVARCTGCIDRATIKDFATVSALGATPPAVARFTPELLPNGKVAFKASTGNYLARCSKCSPSSSVPDTVTIHATDPRKQAVAQWTVVVQNGTASGGSGDSKDILVSRFFAPKIVDFSVAPAQRKVGWRRLVRMKARPGSQAQNHFVESAWILFNHFTSPPTHSPFGGTNVPLLVKNGSVNTQVALLTQCKAGQTACQNAELNSIYWMDFGPSDKGYKLSYALDASFDAGTLHGSAPYFVPNGCDTCHGSLRGQAVLNYLDTDHWLDRLTDGDFPALNKADAPAALFDAGKDVKAARYAAAFDVMRQLNQEVAVMQKRVNPKGFPLAATNKWLEIHKTSVAPEPDLIKRAFSFSNVGHPLKKDRKPTSAPLNWTSNAEDKELLGLMNRYCYRCHGAIRYDIFSKDMVADQSSPILDRLDPNPTQAKIVGFKMPVDRELGETDKKRLIELLEKLYSQTH, encoded by the coding sequence GTGCCCGGCTTTGCCCAGGCCGCCAGCGCCTCCGAGCCACAGGAGAGCGCCCTCAACAATGGCAGCCCGGAGGAGGCGTCCAAGTACTACAAGGCGCTCTCCAAGAAGCTCGGAGTTCTCACGCCCGCCACGATTGAGGCGCAGGCGACCTTCAAGGACCTGTTGAGCTACCTCGGGTTCAAGGAGTTCACCCCCGAGGACATTGAGTTCGCGACGCCCGAGTCGTTGATGGAGGGGAGGGCGACCGTCGCGCAGGTGCTGCCCGTGGGCAGCAAGGTCTCGCTCAAGGCGGACACGGGTCTGTTCTTCGCCCGCTGCAGAGGTTGCCAGCAAGGCACTACGCTCGAGGTGGTGGACACCGTGACCGTCCACGCCAGTGCGAACTCCGAGCCCTCCACCCTCTTCGAGGTGGTGGACGCGGGCGATGGCACGATCGCGCTCAAGGCGGACACCGGCTTTTACGTGGCACGGTGCACTGGATGCATCGATAGAGCCACCATCAAGGACTTCGCGACCGTCAGCGCGCTCGGCGCCACTCCGCCTGCTGTCGCGCGCTTCACCCCGGAGCTCCTTCCCAACGGGAAGGTCGCCTTCAAGGCGAGCACAGGCAACTACCTGGCCCGGTGCAGCAAATGCTCACCCTCCTCCAGCGTTCCTGACACGGTCACGATCCATGCCACCGACCCTCGGAAACAGGCCGTGGCCCAGTGGACCGTCGTCGTGCAGAATGGCACCGCGAGCGGAGGCAGCGGAGACAGCAAAGACATTCTCGTCTCCCGTTTCTTCGCGCCCAAGATCGTCGACTTCAGCGTCGCTCCCGCGCAGCGCAAGGTCGGTTGGCGTCGGCTGGTGCGCATGAAGGCCCGCCCGGGCTCCCAGGCGCAGAACCACTTCGTGGAGAGCGCCTGGATCCTCTTCAACCACTTCACCTCGCCCCCCACCCATAGCCCCTTTGGCGGCACCAACGTGCCCCTGTTGGTGAAGAATGGCTCCGTCAACACGCAGGTGGCCCTGCTCACCCAGTGCAAGGCGGGCCAGACCGCATGCCAGAACGCGGAGCTCAACAGCATCTACTGGATGGACTTCGGCCCTTCGGACAAGGGCTACAAGCTGTCCTACGCGCTCGACGCCTCCTTCGATGCCGGCACGCTTCATGGCAGCGCTCCCTACTTCGTCCCCAACGGGTGTGACACCTGCCATGGCTCGCTGCGCGGTCAGGCGGTGCTCAACTACCTCGACACCGACCACTGGCTAGACCGCCTCACGGATGGGGACTTCCCCGCCCTGAACAAGGCCGATGCGCCCGCCGCGCTCTTCGACGCGGGCAAGGACGTCAAGGCGGCCCGATATGCCGCGGCCTTCGACGTGATGCGCCAGCTCAACCAGGAGGTGGCGGTCATGCAGAAGCGCGTGAACCCCAAGGGCTTCCCCCTCGCCGCGACCAACAAGTGGCTGGAGATCCACAAGACTTCGGTGGCGCCGGAGCCCGACCTCATCAAGCGCGCATTCTCCTTCTCCAACGTGGGCCATCCGCTCAAGAAGGACCGCAAGCCCACCTCGGCCCCCCTGAACTGGACGTCGAACGCCGAGGACAAGGAGCTGCTCGGCCTGATGAACAGGTATTGCTACCGCTGCCACGGCGCCATTCGCTACGACATCTTCAGCAAGGACATGGTCGCGGACCAGAGCAGCCCCATCCTCGACCGGCTCGATCCCAATCCCACGCAGGCGAAGATCGTTGGCTTCAAGATGCCCGTGGATCGGGAGCTGGGTGAGACGGACAAGAAGCGCCTGATCGAACTCCTCGAGAAGCTGTACTCCCAAACCCACTGA